From the genome of Pirellulales bacterium, one region includes:
- a CDS encoding PEP-CTERM sorting domain-containing protein (PEP-CTERM proteins occur, often in large numbers, in the proteomes of bacteria that also encode an exosortase, a predicted intramembrane cysteine proteinase. The presence of a PEP-CTERM domain at a protein's C-terminus predicts cleavage within the sorting domain, followed by covalent anchoring to some some component of the (usually Gram-negative) cell surface. Many PEP-CTERM proteins exhibit an unusual sequence composition that includes large numbers of potential glycosylation sites. Expression of one such protein has been shown restore the ability of a bacterium to form floc, a type of biofilm.), whose translation MDPRRAFSFAVIFVILIASAADTTWGSAVGYSFSGTVSFVSPAGPPYGVTIEANTPFSGRFFYDPNTSPISAGNGTNTSIYPQLILSGFSATIGGLNLNADSYAVQVFYNHSGQDEVQILFSSNLTAAPPVDPLMVNGTAYSVGDFDVDFFAPTSLYTNSALPSSLSLSSFTSSQVYLGHAGFPGPIDLIGSVKALAQIPLLPGDLNRDGHVDASDINAMMQALAGENAYETSHDLSNDDLITLGDLDHSGILDNGDLQALLTKLTNGGGSFADVPEPSSISLLSTAICLLTTLVMYRKRNKCRC comes from the coding sequence GTGGATCCTCGTCGAGCTTTTTCGTTTGCTGTCATATTCGTCATTCTGATCGCATCCGCTGCGGATACCACATGGGGTTCAGCAGTCGGTTACAGCTTTTCAGGCACAGTTTCGTTTGTTTCCCCCGCAGGCCCTCCGTATGGTGTGACCATAGAGGCCAATACACCATTTTCCGGTCGCTTTTTCTATGATCCGAATACATCTCCGATTAGTGCCGGCAATGGGACCAACACGTCAATTTATCCTCAGTTAATATTGAGCGGTTTCTCAGCCACAATCGGCGGGCTGAACTTAAACGCCGACAGCTACGCCGTACAAGTTTTCTACAATCACAGCGGCCAGGACGAAGTTCAGATCCTTTTCTCTAGCAATCTAACCGCGGCGCCCCCTGTCGACCCACTGATGGTCAATGGCACGGCGTACTCCGTGGGCGACTTCGATGTAGATTTTTTTGCTCCTACCAGCTTGTATACAAACTCTGCGTTACCGTCTTCGCTAAGTCTGTCGAGTTTCACATCGTCGCAAGTATATCTCGGACACGCAGGGTTTCCCGGACCGATCGATTTGATTGGCTCGGTTAAAGCCCTGGCGCAAATTCCGTTGCTTCCGGGCGATCTAAATCGCGATGGCCACGTTGATGCCTCCGATATCAATGCCATGATGCAAGCTCTGGCGGGCGAAAATGCGTATGAAACTTCGCACGACTTGAGCAATGACGATTTAATAACTCTTGGAGATTTGGATCATTCTGGCATCCTCGACAATGGCGATTTGCAAGCGCTGCTCACTAAACTCACTAACGGTGGAGGTTCTTTCGCAGATGTTCCGGAGCCCAGCAGCATTAGTTTGCTCTCCACGGCCATTTGCCTCCTAACGACGCTTGTTATGTATCGCAAACGAAACAAATGCAGGTGTTAA